The following proteins are encoded in a genomic region of Zea mays cultivar B73 chromosome 9, Zm-B73-REFERENCE-NAM-5.0, whole genome shotgun sequence:
- the LOC103638974 gene encoding poly(U)-specific endoribonuclease-B encodes MQSEAWNGYRKPPSEQKYSEDVGHIHQGLNFEPTREELDSLSKACSRLWELDMNRIVPGKDYIIDCGEGKKVYQKGDMASESLFSWLGDDVLRKPTYSRFCALLDNYNPHQDKHEEIAFVEEIARTSPIKYLHRYLVQKGVVPQDYEDFKKMLTSLWFDLYGRGGNSSCSTAFEHVFVGEIKGPGQGESEVSGFHNWIQFYLEEAKGNVDYQGYIFPRRRGESPDSEIQLLIVQFEWHGVLKSVSNTLIGVSPKFEVALYTLCFFVGGEDNRVDIGPYSVNVKCYRLGNNKIGSTFPIAEN; translated from the exons ATGCAGTCTGAAGCATGGAATGGATACAGAAAGCCACCATCAGAACAAAAGTACTCTGAGGATGTCGGTCATATCCACCAAGGACTCAATTTCGAGCCCACCAGGGAGGAGCTGGATAGCTTATCGAAAGCGTGTAGCCGACTTTGGGAGCTCGATATGAACCGTATCGTTCCTGGTAAGGACTACATAATCGACTGTGGCGAGGGGAAGAAAGTTTATCAGAAGGGTGATATGGCATCCGAAAGCTTGTTCAGCTGGCTAGGCGACGATGTGCTAAGAAAACCCACCTACTCACGTTTTTGCGCACTTCTGGATAACTATAACCCCCACCAGGATAAGCACGAAGAAATAGCTTTTGTTGAAGAGATCGCCAGAACATCGCCAATTAAGTACTTGCACCGGTACTTAGTGCAGAAGGGGGTTGTGCCTCAGGACTATGAGGACTTCAAGAAAATGCTGACATCCCTATGGTTTGATTTGTATGGAAGAGGTGGCAACTCTAGCTGCTCTACTGCCTTTGAGCATGTGTTTGTTGGTGAGATCAAAGGACCGGGACAAGGGGAAAGTGAGGTATCAGGCTTCCATAACTGGATTCAG TTTTACTTGGAAGAAGCCAAGGGAAATGTGGATTACCAAGGTTATATATTTCCAAGGCGCCGTGGTGAATCG CCTGATTCAGAGATACAGCTGCTGATTGTTCAGTTTGAGTGGCATGGCGTGCTGAAATCAGTATCCAACACGTTGATTGGCGTCAGTCCTAAGTTCGAGGTTGCACTCTACACGTTGTGCTTTTTTGTTGGAGGGGAAGATAACCGCGTCGATATTGGCCCATACAGTGTGAACGTCAAGTGCTACCGATTAGGGAATAACAAAATTGGATCAACCTTTCCCATTGCAGAGAACTGA